Proteins from one Paraburkholderia sp. BL10I2N1 genomic window:
- a CDS encoding GntR family transcriptional regulator — protein MPTDAQANTRPEPLTLALAPINASISLRDQAYAKLKQAIAETDIYRSREEVRLDEKELTEALGVSRTPVREAMTLLEQEGFLRTVPRRGVYILRKTKKEIVEMIYMWAALESVAARLATLRASSEDIAALRCMFDDFGEAAPNEHIEEYSDANIAFHQALVELSGSQIILDTIKNIFMHVRAIRRMTIAQSDRASRSIVDHMRIIEALERRDTELVETLVRQHSVELALYVEAHCDFLD, from the coding sequence ATGCCAACTGACGCACAAGCGAATACCCGTCCGGAGCCGCTCACCCTGGCGCTGGCGCCGATCAATGCTTCGATATCATTGCGCGACCAGGCTTACGCAAAGTTAAAGCAGGCCATCGCCGAAACGGACATCTACCGTTCGCGCGAGGAAGTGCGTCTCGACGAAAAGGAACTCACCGAGGCGCTCGGCGTGAGCCGCACGCCAGTGCGCGAAGCGATGACGCTGCTCGAGCAGGAGGGCTTTCTGCGGACTGTCCCGCGGCGTGGCGTGTACATCCTGCGCAAGACGAAGAAAGAGATCGTCGAGATGATCTACATGTGGGCGGCGCTCGAAAGCGTCGCTGCGCGTCTTGCGACGCTCCGTGCATCGAGTGAGGACATTGCAGCGTTGCGATGCATGTTCGACGACTTCGGCGAGGCGGCGCCGAACGAACACATCGAAGAATACTCGGACGCCAACATCGCGTTCCATCAGGCACTCGTCGAGCTGTCGGGCTCGCAGATCATCCTGGATACGATCAAGAACATCTTCATGCATGTGCGCGCGATCCGCCGGATGACGATTGCGCAAAGCGATCGTGCCTCGCGCTCGATCGTCGACCACATGCGCATTATCGAAGCACTCGAGCGGCGCGACACCGAACTGGTCGAAACACTCGTACGCCAGCATTCGGTCGAACTCGCGCTGTACGTCGAAGCCCACTGCGACTTCCTCGACTGA
- the oxc gene encoding oxalyl-CoA decarboxylase has protein sequence MADVIETMPQATAAQDTPETTDGFHLVIDALKLNDINTIFGLVGIPITDLARLAQAEGMRFIGFRHEQHAGNAAAIAGYMTKKPGICLTVSAPGFLNGLTALANATTNCFPMILISGSSEREIVDLQQGDYEEMDQLNAAKPYAKAAYRVLHAEDIGIGVARAIRAAVSGRPGGVYLDLPAKLLAQTMDAAKGQNSLVRVVDAAPRQIPAPDSVKRALDLLKGAKRPLILLGKGAAYAQADAEICAFVEKTGIPYLPMSMAKGLLPDTHAQSASAARSFVLAEADVVVLIGARLNWLLSHGKGKTWGAPKQFVQIDIAPTEIDSNVAIAAPVIGDIGSCVSALVAGIDSSFGKPSAEWTGAIAERKDKNLAKMAATLDKNPSPMNFHSALRAIRDVLKTRPDINVVNEGANTLDYARSIIDMYEPRKRFDSGTWGIMGIGMGFAIGAAVTSGKQVVAIEGDSAFGFSGMELETICRYDLPVCTIVFNNNGVYRGTDVNPTGGKDVAPTVFVKGARYDRMIEAFGGIGHHATTPEELTKALLEAIASGKPTLINVVIDEAAGTESGRLTNLNPQSAAMKK, from the coding sequence ATGGCAGATGTAATTGAGACGATGCCGCAAGCCACCGCCGCACAGGACACGCCGGAAACGACTGACGGGTTTCATCTCGTCATCGATGCCCTGAAGCTGAACGACATCAATACGATTTTTGGACTGGTGGGCATCCCGATTACCGATCTTGCCCGGCTCGCGCAGGCCGAGGGCATGCGCTTCATCGGTTTCAGGCACGAACAGCATGCGGGCAACGCAGCCGCGATCGCCGGCTATATGACGAAGAAGCCAGGCATCTGCCTGACGGTCTCGGCACCGGGCTTCCTCAACGGCCTGACGGCGCTGGCCAACGCCACGACCAACTGTTTCCCGATGATCCTGATCAGCGGATCGAGCGAACGTGAGATCGTCGATTTGCAGCAGGGCGACTACGAGGAAATGGATCAGCTGAACGCGGCGAAGCCTTACGCGAAAGCGGCTTACCGTGTGCTGCACGCGGAAGACATCGGCATCGGCGTGGCGCGCGCGATCCGTGCGGCCGTGTCCGGCCGTCCCGGCGGCGTCTATCTGGACCTCCCCGCGAAACTGCTGGCTCAGACGATGGACGCGGCGAAAGGGCAGAACTCGCTGGTGCGTGTCGTCGACGCAGCGCCGCGCCAGATTCCGGCACCGGATTCGGTCAAGCGTGCGCTCGACCTCCTGAAAGGTGCAAAGCGTCCGCTGATCCTGCTCGGCAAGGGCGCGGCCTACGCTCAGGCCGATGCGGAAATCTGCGCGTTCGTCGAAAAGACCGGCATCCCCTATCTGCCGATGTCGATGGCCAAGGGCTTGTTGCCGGATACCCACGCGCAATCGGCTTCGGCGGCGCGCTCATTCGTGCTGGCGGAGGCCGATGTCGTGGTGCTGATCGGCGCCCGGCTCAACTGGCTGCTCTCGCATGGCAAGGGCAAGACCTGGGGCGCGCCGAAGCAGTTCGTCCAGATCGACATCGCGCCCACCGAAATCGACAGCAATGTCGCGATCGCGGCGCCGGTCATCGGTGATATCGGTTCCTGCGTGTCCGCGCTGGTAGCGGGCATCGATTCGAGCTTTGGCAAGCCGTCGGCCGAATGGACCGGCGCAATCGCGGAGCGCAAGGACAAGAACCTCGCGAAGATGGCGGCGACGCTCGACAAGAACCCGTCGCCGATGAATTTCCACAGCGCACTGCGCGCGATCCGCGACGTCCTGAAAACGCGGCCGGACATCAACGTGGTCAACGAAGGCGCCAACACGCTGGATTACGCCCGCAGCATCATCGACATGTACGAACCGCGCAAGCGTTTCGATTCCGGCACGTGGGGAATCATGGGCATCGGGATGGGCTTCGCGATTGGCGCGGCGGTCACGAGCGGCAAGCAGGTGGTGGCGATCGAAGGCGATAGCGCGTTCGGTTTCAGCGGCATGGAACTGGAGACGATCTGCCGCTACGACCTGCCGGTGTGCACGATCGTGTTCAACAACAACGGCGTCTATCGCGGTACCGATGTGAACCCGACCGGCGGCAAGGACGTTGCGCCGACCGTGTTCGTCAAGGGTGCGCGCTACGACAGGATGATCGAGGCTTTCGGCGGCATCGGCCATCACGCCACGACGCCGGAAGAGTTGACGAAGGCCCTGCTCGAAGCGATCGCCTCAGGCAAGCCGACCCTCATCAATGTCGTCATCGACGAAGCAGCCGGCACCGAGAGCGGCCGCCTGACGAATCTGAACCCGCAAAGCGCGGCCATGAAGAAATAG
- a CDS encoding GntR family transcriptional regulator, giving the protein MSSELQAGIAASPLALSLQPINAGASLRDRAYAMLRQAIADADIYQTREEIRLDDRALSESLGVSRTPVREAMTLLEQEGFLRTVPRRGIYIVRKSKREIVEMVQMWAALESMAARLATQNATDGEIARLRHMFDDFREATPAEHIAEYSNANIAFHQAIVELSKSQIILDTIKNIFIHVRAIRRLTISQSDRASRSIVDHLRILEALEKRDTELAERLVREHSLNLAEFIDANCDFLD; this is encoded by the coding sequence ATGTCGTCAGAACTTCAAGCGGGGATCGCGGCTTCGCCGTTGGCCTTGTCACTCCAACCGATCAACGCCGGAGCGAGCCTGCGCGACCGCGCTTACGCGATGCTGCGCCAGGCCATCGCCGATGCGGACATCTATCAGACGCGTGAAGAGATTCGCCTCGACGACCGTGCGCTGAGCGAGTCGCTCGGTGTGAGCCGCACGCCGGTTCGAGAGGCGATGACGCTGCTGGAACAGGAAGGCTTTCTGCGCACCGTGCCGCGTCGCGGCATCTACATCGTGCGCAAGAGCAAGCGCGAAATCGTCGAGATGGTCCAGATGTGGGCCGCGCTCGAAAGCATGGCCGCACGCCTTGCCACCCAGAACGCAACGGACGGGGAAATCGCGCGCTTGCGGCACATGTTCGACGATTTTCGCGAAGCCACGCCCGCTGAGCACATCGCCGAGTATTCGAATGCCAACATTGCATTCCACCAGGCGATTGTCGAGTTGTCGAAATCGCAGATCATTCTCGATACGATCAAGAACATCTTCATCCACGTAAGGGCAATCCGGCGTCTGACGATTTCGCAGAGCGATCGCGCGTCGCGGTCGATCGTCGACCATCTGCGTATTCTCGAAGCGCTCGAAAAACGCGATACCGAGCTTGCCGAGCGGCTGGTACGCGAGCACTCGTTGAATCTCGCCGAATTCATCGACGCGAATTGCGACTTTCTGGACTGA